A window of the Ipomoea triloba cultivar NCNSP0323 chromosome 14, ASM357664v1 genome harbors these coding sequences:
- the LOC116005078 gene encoding NRR repressor homolog 1-like produces MGVEKRKRLNDVEVPGKKARAAPAPENDGKTNNPVAAEEEEVEEFFAILRRIQVAVKYFGKVNGESGGGGRKATAEMAVRPWNPSFRREDFEEIAEAPETVVNTGLDLNTEPDCQPTDDKKPV; encoded by the coding sequence ATGGGGGTGGAGAAGAGGAAGCGTTTGAATGACGTTGAAGTTCCCGGCAAGAAGGCCAgggcggcgccggcgccggaaaACGACGGGAAGACCAATAATCCGGTGGCGGCGGAAGAGGAGGAGGTGGAGGAGTTCTTTGCCATCCTGCGGAGGATACAAGTGGCTGTGAAGTATTTCGGGAAAGTTAACGGCGAGAGTGGCGGCGGTGGGCGGAAAGCGACGGCGGAGATGGCGGTTAGGCCGTGGAATCCATCTTTCCGACGAGAAGATTTTGAGGAGATAGCGGAGGCGCCGGAGACGGTAGTGAATACGGGTTTGGATCTTAACACTGAACCGGATTGCCAACCAACAGACGACAAAAAGCCCGTTTAA